The following proteins are encoded in a genomic region of Cryptomeria japonica chromosome 11, Sugi_1.0, whole genome shotgun sequence:
- the LOC131859789 gene encoding ricin B-like lectin R40G3, with translation MQQWVKDESWSNHVKGTVGQPAFGLVNKATGQALRHAPAACQEVLLTKYEGGFYDESVLWSESEDMGYGYSSIRMGNDIGLTLDAFQGDRKHGGIEEGTRVVT, from the exons ATGCAACAATGGGTGAAAGATGAGTCATGGAGCAACCATGTGAAGGGCACAGTGGGTCAGCCAGCCTTTGGCCTTGTGAACAAAGCCACTGGGCAGGCCCTTCGTCATGCCCCTGCTGCATGTCAGGag GTGTTGCTGACCAAGTATGAGGGTGGTTTCTATGATGAGAGTGTGCTGTGGAGTGAGAGTGAGGACATGGGATATGGGTACAGTTCCATAAGGATGGGAAATGACATTGGCCTTACATTGGATGCATTCCAGGGTGACAGGAAGCATGGAGGCATTGAAGAGGGCACCAGAGTTGTGACGTGA